The following proteins are encoded in a genomic region of Planococcus lenghuensis:
- a CDS encoding transcriptional regulator → MSAVYENESAKTKEVIVKLPKTMVSELTACTYEHVEEAGDYVYVSTQRVKRTTYGSNHIREAMIKGYVEMSQINLSIACECSHAEYEAEHNLSVRLVSGG, encoded by the coding sequence GTGTCAGCTGTGTACGAGAACGAAAGTGCGAAGACAAAAGAAGTGATTGTGAAGCTGCCAAAAACCATGGTGTCAGAACTGACAGCATGCACATATGAACATGTGGAAGAAGCTGGCGACTACGTTTACGTGTCGACACAACGGGTAAAGAGAACTACTTATGGTTCAAATCACATTCGGGAAGCGATGATCAAGGGCTACGTGGAGATGTCACAGATCAATCTTTCGATTGCCTGTGAGTGTTCTCACGCGGAATACGAAGCGGAGCATAACCTGTCAGTGCGACTCGTAAGCGGAGGGTGA
- a CDS encoding anti-sigma regulatory factor, which yields MNNQSSVEILTEWDIVAARQLGRNVAKELGFGTVDQARITTAISELARNIYLYAGQGKIEIQRVTEKGLNGIMIVATDTGPGIPDIRKVMEDGFSTSGGLGAGLPGVKRLMDDFKIETILGEGTDIRATKWLR from the coding sequence ATGAACAATCAGTCCTCAGTGGAAATTTTGACAGAATGGGATATCGTCGCAGCCCGGCAGCTCGGACGTAACGTCGCAAAAGAGCTCGGCTTCGGAACGGTAGATCAGGCGAGAATCACGACAGCCATCAGTGAATTGGCACGCAATATTTATCTTTATGCCGGACAAGGAAAGATCGAAATCCAGCGGGTCACTGAAAAAGGGCTTAATGGGATTATGATCGTTGCAACAGATACAGGACCCGGCATCCCGGACATCCGTAAAGTGATGGAAGACGGATTTTCTACATCCGGCGGATTGGGAGCGGGACTGCCGGGTGTGAAACGCCTGATGGATGATTTTAAAATCGAAACCATTTTGGGGGAAGGAACAGATATCCGAGCAACCAAATGGCTTCGGTAA
- the alr gene encoding alanine racemase, protein MGKLYRPTRAIIELDAIAHNLAIIKKAAGDVRMIAVVKANGYGHGAEAVARQALKSGAALLAVATPDEALELRGQGIDADILVMGASPVSFIPVAVEHNVILTAYSADWVRQARNAASGDVRIHLKVDTGMGRLGIQPEETEEVLAMLRRSPFHLEGVFTHFATADEADSDLLNRQGERFTAVLKHTGTGLLIHAANSAAALLHPEFAFNAVRAGIAMYGIAPSAYVESELKSPLKPAMSLSTELVHVKKLPAGSTVSYGATYVTEKDEWIGTLPIGYADGLLRGLQGQEVLIRGKRVPIIGRICMDQCMVRLQQEMPAGEPVQLLGVQGGEQIRAEEWARCLETIPYEIPCMLTARVPRFLR, encoded by the coding sequence ATTGCAGTTGTGAAAGCGAATGGCTACGGACACGGGGCAGAAGCTGTTGCCAGGCAGGCACTGAAGAGTGGTGCGGCATTGCTGGCTGTCGCAACGCCGGACGAAGCACTTGAATTGCGGGGACAGGGGATTGATGCGGACATCTTAGTGATGGGGGCATCTCCTGTATCGTTCATCCCGGTCGCTGTGGAACATAACGTTATTTTAACAGCTTATTCAGCTGACTGGGTGCGGCAGGCCCGGAATGCTGCATCCGGGGATGTGCGCATCCATTTAAAGGTGGATACCGGCATGGGGCGTCTTGGAATTCAGCCGGAAGAAACGGAAGAAGTGCTTGCTATGCTGAGGCGATCGCCGTTTCATCTTGAAGGAGTGTTCACTCATTTTGCAACAGCAGACGAAGCGGACAGCGATTTACTGAATCGACAGGGAGAACGGTTTACCGCAGTGTTGAAGCATACAGGGACAGGTCTGCTGATCCATGCAGCTAACAGTGCTGCAGCGCTTCTGCACCCGGAATTTGCGTTCAATGCAGTGCGGGCCGGGATTGCCATGTATGGCATTGCGCCCTCGGCCTATGTGGAAAGTGAACTGAAGTCACCGCTTAAACCCGCTATGAGTTTATCTACAGAACTCGTTCATGTGAAAAAATTACCGGCCGGCAGTACGGTAAGCTATGGAGCGACGTATGTGACCGAAAAAGATGAATGGATTGGTACGTTGCCTATAGGCTATGCGGATGGACTGTTGCGGGGGCTGCAGGGGCAGGAAGTGCTGATCCGCGGAAAGCGGGTCCCGATTATCGGGCGAATCTGCATGGACCAATGCATGGTGCGACTGCAGCAGGAGATGCCTGCAGGGGAGCCTGTGCAGCTGCTGGGCGTGCAGGGGGGAGAGCAAATCCGGGCAGAAGAGTGGGCCCGGTGCCTTGAAACAATTCCTTATGAAATTCCATGCATGCTGACTGCCAGAGTGCCCCGATTCCTGCGCTAA
- a CDS encoding STAS domain-containing protein, giving the protein MNVRIPILKLRDCLIVSIQWELDDQTAIQFQEDLLTKLHETSARGVVIDLTSIDFIDSFIAKVLGDVISMSSLMGARVVITGIQPAVAITLIELGIRLEDVMTALDLENGLDKLQLELEG; this is encoded by the coding sequence ATGAATGTACGCATACCGATTTTAAAACTGCGGGATTGTCTGATTGTATCCATTCAATGGGAACTTGATGATCAGACTGCGATTCAGTTTCAGGAAGATTTGCTGACAAAATTGCATGAGACAAGCGCCCGCGGTGTCGTGATTGATCTGACGTCGATTGACTTCATCGATTCATTTATCGCAAAGGTGCTGGGAGATGTAATCAGTATGTCAAGCCTGATGGGAGCGCGTGTAGTAATTACTGGCATCCAGCCGGCTGTTGCAATCACACTGATCGAGCTTGGCATCCGTCTTGAAGATGTCATGACTGCCCTCGATTTAGAAAACGGTCTGGACAAACTTCAACTGGAATTGGAGGGCTAA
- a CDS encoding type II toxin-antitoxin system PemK/MazF family toxin, protein MIVKRGDVFFAELSPVVGSEQGGTRPVLVIQNDIGNRFSPTVIVAAITAQIQKAKLPTHVEISAKANGFERDSVVLLEQIRTIDKSRLTDKITHLDDGLMEKVDEALEVSVGLVKF, encoded by the coding sequence TTGATTGTAAAACGCGGAGACGTTTTTTTTGCAGAGTTATCACCAGTAGTCGGTTCCGAGCAGGGCGGGACCCGGCCTGTTCTGGTTATTCAAAACGATATTGGAAACCGCTTCAGCCCGACAGTCATTGTAGCGGCGATCACAGCACAGATTCAGAAAGCGAAATTGCCGACTCATGTTGAAATCAGCGCGAAAGCGAATGGGTTTGAACGTGACTCGGTCGTTTTGCTTGAACAGATCCGGACCATTGACAAGTCACGGCTGACGGATAAAATTACCCATCTTGATGATGGACTCATGGAAAAAGTGGACGAAGCGCTGGAAGTCAGCGTTGGACTTGTGAAATTTTAG
- the sigB gene encoding RNA polymerase sigma factor SigB: MSKQSHPNQPTKEQVLEWIEAYQKNEDEEAQTNLVLHYERLVESIARKYSNGKSYHEDIAQVGMLGLLGAIRRYDPSFGRSFEAFAVPTIIGEIKRFLRDKTWAIHVPRRIKELGPRIKSTVEQLTIELQRSPQVWEIAEYLGVDEDDVLEAMEMGKSYQALSMDHSLEADSDGSTVTLFDVVGQEDNGYEKADQRMLVANAMSILSEREKQIIQYTYIEQLSQKEAGDRLGISQMHVSRLQRKAIKKLQEAILAAGGVT; the protein is encoded by the coding sequence ATGTCGAAACAATCTCATCCTAATCAGCCGACAAAAGAACAGGTATTGGAATGGATTGAAGCGTATCAGAAAAATGAAGATGAAGAAGCACAGACAAATCTCGTACTGCATTACGAGCGGCTTGTCGAATCGATTGCCCGGAAATATTCCAACGGGAAATCGTATCACGAAGATATCGCCCAGGTAGGCATGCTTGGACTGCTCGGTGCCATTCGCCGGTACGATCCGTCGTTCGGCAGGAGCTTTGAAGCATTCGCAGTGCCAACGATCATCGGGGAAATTAAGCGGTTTCTCCGGGACAAGACATGGGCTATTCACGTGCCGCGGCGAATTAAAGAGCTTGGCCCCCGGATCAAATCCACAGTTGAGCAGCTGACGATTGAATTGCAGCGTTCGCCGCAAGTGTGGGAGATCGCTGAATACCTCGGTGTTGACGAAGATGATGTTTTAGAAGCGATGGAGATGGGCAAGAGCTATCAGGCATTATCAATGGATCACTCGCTTGAAGCGGATTCTGATGGCAGTACTGTGACTTTGTTTGATGTGGTCGGACAGGAAGACAATGGTTATGAAAAAGCAGACCAGCGCATGCTTGTTGCCAACGCGATGAGCATTCTGTCGGAGCGGGAAAAACAGATTATCCAGTACACGTACATTGAGCAGTTGAGCCAGAAAGAAGCGGGTGACCGGCTGGGCATTTCCCAGATGCACGTATCCCGCCTCCAGCGCAAAGCGATCAAAAAACTGCAGGAAGCCATTCTGGCGGCCGGTGGGGTTACATAA
- a CDS encoding STAS domain-containing protein — MNEKLALFINRHLNDILPAWQEVLEADDREGSFQMLASEMRDQTSREFAELMLTNLSESHQAYEHRLNDFSEKVVRLGWSIVFVTRAIDAFSRTVYAKMEEENFIGEDDIRDYINVFQNWIGPMRNSIIAAYSKTWERTVSLQKIALQELSASLIPVFDKISVMPLVGTIDTERAKLIMENLLQGVVKHRAEVVLLDITGVPVVDTMVAHHIIQAADAVRLVGAKCMLVGIRPEIAQTIVTLGINLNDFTTTSTLQRGVEQALALTDRKIVEVEE, encoded by the coding sequence ATGAACGAAAAATTAGCACTGTTTATTAACAGGCATTTAAATGATATTTTGCCCGCATGGCAGGAAGTACTGGAAGCGGATGACCGGGAAGGATCATTTCAGATGCTGGCATCTGAAATGCGCGACCAGACAAGCCGTGAGTTTGCAGAACTGATGCTGACGAACTTATCGGAGAGCCATCAGGCATATGAGCACCGGCTCAATGATTTCTCTGAAAAGGTTGTGCGGCTTGGCTGGTCTATCGTATTTGTCACCCGGGCGATTGATGCGTTTTCCCGAACCGTTTACGCGAAAATGGAAGAAGAGAACTTTATCGGAGAAGATGATATTCGCGATTATATCAATGTCTTCCAAAATTGGATTGGGCCGATGCGCAATAGCATTATCGCAGCATATTCAAAGACATGGGAACGTACCGTGAGTCTACAGAAAATTGCACTGCAGGAACTGTCAGCTTCTCTTATTCCGGTATTTGATAAAATCTCTGTAATGCCGCTCGTCGGTACTATTGACACGGAGCGTGCAAAACTGATTATGGAAAACCTGCTGCAGGGTGTTGTTAAGCACCGTGCGGAAGTGGTACTGTTGGATATTACTGGTGTGCCGGTCGTCGATACGATGGTCGCTCATCACATCATCCAGGCAGCAGACGCAGTTCGTCTCGTCGGTGCAAAATGTATGCTGGTCGGCATCCGGCCGGAAATTGCACAAACGATTGTGACTCTCGGCATCAACCTGAATGATTTCACGACGACGAGCACATTGCAGCGCGGCGTGGAACAGGCGCTCGCGCTTACAGACCGGAAAATCGTGGAGGTGGAAGAATGA
- the rsbW gene encoding anti-sigma B factor RsbW, whose product MRPFDYIEMRVPAKPQYVGVARLAISGLASRIGFSYDDIEDLKIASSEAVTNAVQHAYKDGEDGEVVIGCALYGDKIEIMVADHGKSFDFEETKAKVGPYHDQEEVSFLREGGLGLYLIETLMDEVKVHHQEGVTVFMTKHVKREQVEEDVETISS is encoded by the coding sequence ATGCGTCCTTTCGATTATATTGAAATGAGGGTTCCTGCCAAGCCGCAATATGTTGGGGTGGCACGGTTAGCCATTTCCGGACTGGCCAGCCGCATCGGTTTTTCATATGACGATATCGAAGATCTGAAAATCGCATCAAGTGAAGCGGTGACAAACGCTGTACAGCATGCCTATAAGGATGGAGAAGATGGGGAAGTTGTCATCGGATGTGCATTGTATGGCGATAAAATTGAAATCATGGTAGCCGATCATGGCAAGAGTTTCGATTTTGAAGAGACAAAAGCGAAAGTAGGGCCATACCATGACCAGGAAGAAGTATCGTTCCTGCGCGAAGGTGGGTTAGGCCTTTATTTAATAGAGACACTTATGGATGAAGTGAAAGTACACCATCAGGAAGGTGTAACAGTTTTCATGACAAAGCATGTCAAGCGAGAGCAGGTGGAAGAGGATGTCGAAACAATCTCATCCTAA
- a CDS encoding PP2C family protein-serine/threonine phosphatase, with product MVQIIESQYKEILAQYIREQSEQNLYAGQILSRQFLQENVQPEEVISMHKAALAGLHGELPDEVWHSFDLLIEMMISYGMANRERQSLVQKQEELRVEMDLASHVQETLLKTQRPEIAGLDVGVISVPSRAMNGDYIYFVYDESGSAGVAVADVIGKGIPAALCMSMIKFGLDSLNDAAAHPSDVLGVINRIVEKSIDDSMFISMFYGQYNAEDGRLTYGSAGHEPALLYRAETDTFEELRARGLLLGVSPKAKYEDRSVQLHTGDLVIAMTDGVTEGRTEVGFIDHEVIFDMVRHKKDASAQEIAEYLYEELSRMQQAELRDDFTLVIYKKS from the coding sequence GTGGTTCAGATCATTGAAAGCCAGTATAAAGAAATTTTAGCCCAATATATTCGGGAACAATCGGAGCAGAATTTATATGCAGGGCAAATCCTGAGCCGCCAGTTCTTGCAGGAAAACGTGCAGCCTGAAGAAGTCATCAGCATGCATAAAGCGGCGCTTGCAGGATTACATGGTGAGTTGCCTGATGAAGTATGGCACTCATTTGACTTGCTTATCGAAATGATGATCAGCTATGGCATGGCTAACCGTGAACGGCAGAGTCTGGTTCAAAAACAGGAAGAGCTCAGAGTCGAAATGGATCTGGCATCACATGTACAGGAAACACTCCTGAAGACGCAGCGTCCGGAAATCGCGGGACTGGATGTCGGGGTGATTTCTGTGCCATCACGTGCGATGAATGGCGATTACATATACTTTGTGTATGATGAGTCAGGATCAGCAGGAGTGGCGGTTGCCGACGTTATTGGAAAAGGCATACCTGCCGCCCTTTGCATGTCCATGATTAAATTCGGACTGGACAGTCTGAATGATGCCGCGGCACATCCAAGTGACGTGCTGGGTGTCATTAATCGGATCGTGGAAAAAAGCATCGATGATTCCATGTTCATCTCAATGTTCTACGGACAGTATAATGCAGAAGATGGAAGGCTGACGTACGGATCAGCCGGTCACGAACCGGCACTCCTGTACCGGGCAGAGACAGACACATTCGAAGAACTGCGGGCAAGAGGACTGTTGCTCGGTGTATCGCCGAAAGCGAAATACGAAGACCGGTCCGTACAATTGCATACAGGCGACCTTGTGATTGCGATGACCGATGGCGTGACAGAAGGGCGGACAGAAGTAGGCTTCATTGACCATGAAGTCATTTTTGATATGGTCCGGCACAAAAAAGACGCCTCGGCACAGGAAATTGCAGAGTACTTGTATGAAGAGCTCAGCCGCATGCAGCAAGCGGAATTGCGGGATGATTTTACCTTGGTCATCTATAAAAAAAGCTGA
- a CDS encoding STAS domain-containing protein, which yields MNIQVELHEESGNLTGAVRGEIDAHTAPVLRERLEAHQNQNGLNAVIDLSGVNYMDSTGLGVFVAFFKALNAKDGHVKLVGLSARLKRLFDITGLGDIMDIESENKGGK from the coding sequence ATGAATATCCAAGTGGAATTGCATGAAGAAAGCGGAAACCTGACAGGAGCAGTGCGCGGAGAAATTGATGCACACACTGCACCTGTTCTGCGGGAACGACTGGAAGCGCACCAAAACCAGAATGGACTGAACGCAGTCATCGATCTTTCAGGAGTGAATTACATGGACAGTACCGGACTCGGTGTGTTCGTGGCATTTTTTAAAGCGTTGAATGCAAAGGACGGTCACGTAAAGCTGGTCGGTCTTTCTGCACGTTTGAAACGTCTGTTTGATATTACCGGCCTTGGGGACATCATGGATATTGAATCAGAAAATAAAGGTGGTAAGTGA